Proteins encoded in a region of the Canis lupus dingo isolate Sandy chromosome 17, ASM325472v2, whole genome shotgun sequence genome:
- the CRNN gene encoding cornulin isoform X3: MLSRKGGGKTQTIETGSRTVYARRDLEEAGGNAEVDFGSPHGGFVYFSSLTPKMPQLLRNIHGIIEAFQHYARTQGSCTVLTRGELKRFLEHEFADIIVKPQDPATVDEVLRLLDEDDTGTVEFKEFLVLVFKVAQACFKTLSESPTGDCGSQESGSLPTGASQELGKEQSRRAEVGQAREAQPRESSQYGQSTQASRGQAGAEVQTRGQDRQSESQKQERESQQTEAGKRVQQTERLGEDKSHQIRQRRSETQSQTREQDRAQHTSGPVTGAGTRTQTDVTHTVTQTEVTQVMEQDRSHQIRSPSTQSQESTHGQTRGTGVQGQDRSQTSQVVIEHVQTLGGATQAMEQGRNYQIRNPSTQSQESTHGQTRGTGVQGQDRSQTSQVVIEHVQTLGGATQAMEQGRNYQIRSPSTQSQESTHDQTRGTGVQGQDRSQTSQMVTGGHIQTKAGPQTQRHAQATDQDRSQTARHVVDRDEGQTQRQSGSSHRWTQVSHYEAGEGKLGEQAQSVASTLTGRQDWSSTHPRCSVTGGQGEREPIVITQEWVGDHTREMEIPRQDQGSLCTGIPTAQGQEAAQSEGKRSLTAKGLYSYFKSNKP; encoded by the exons atgttaagtaggaaaggaggagggaagaccCAGACAATAGAGACTGGAAGCAGAACTGTATATGCAAGAAGAGACCTGGAAGAAGCAGGAGGAAATGCTGAAGTTGATTTTGGAAGCCCCCATGGGGGCTTTGTTTATTTCTCCAGCTTGACTCCAAAGATGCCTCAGCTACTGAGAAACATTCATGGAATCATTGAAGCCTTTCAGCACTATGCCAGGACCCAGGGCAGCTGCACAGTGCTCACCCGAGGGGAGCTGAAAAGGTTCCTGGAACACGAGTTTGCTGATATCATTGTG AAACCTCAGGATCCTGCCACTGTGGATGAAGTCCTACGCCTGCTGGATGAGGATGACACAGGGACTGTGGAATTCAAGGAATTCCTGGTCTTGGTGTTCAAAGTTGCTCAAGCCTGTTTCAAGACACTGAGTGAGAGTCCTACAGGGGATTGTGGATCTCAAGAGTCTGGAAGTCTCCCCACTGGAGCCTCACAAGAGCTGGGGAAAGAACAGAGCAGGAGAGCTGAGGTGGGACAGGCCAGGGAAGCACAGCCTCGCGAAAGTAGCCAATATGGACAGAGCACACAGGCCTCCAGAGGACAGGCAGGGGCTGAGGTTCAAACCCGGGGCCAGGACAGGCAGTCTGAATCTCAGAAACAAGAGAGGGAGAGCCAGCAGACAGAAGCTGGGAAGCGTGTGCAGCAGACTGAGAGACTAGGAGAAgataagagtcaccagatcaGACAGAGGAGGTCAGAGACACAGTCACAGACCAGGGAACAGGACAGAGCCCAACACACAAGTGGACCAGTGACTGGAGCTGGAACTAGAACTCAGACAGATGTGACCCATACAGTGACACAGACAGAGGTGACCCAGGTTATGGAGCAGGACAGGAGCCATCAGATAAGAAGCCCTAGCACCCAATCACAGGAGTCTACCCATGGCCAGACCAGAGGGACTGGGGTCCAGGGTCAAGACAGGAGCCAGACAAGCCAG GTAGTGATAGAACATGTTCAGACACTGGGAGGGGCCACCCAGGCCATGGAGCAGGGCAGGAACTATCAGATAAGAAACCCTAGCACCCAATCACAGGAGTCTACCCATGGCCAGACCAGAGGGACTGGGGTCCAGGGTCAAGACAGGAGCCAGACAAGCCAGGTAGTGATAGAACATGTTCAGACACTGGGAGGGGCCACCCAGGCCATGGAGCAGGGCAGGAACTATCAGATAAGAAGCCCTAGCACCCAATCACAGGAGTCTACCCATGACCAGACCAGAGGGACTGGGGTCCAGGGTCAAGATAGGAGCCAGACAAGCCAAATGGTGACAGGAGGACACATTCAGACAAAGGCAGGGCCACAAACCCAGAGACATGCACAGGCCACGGACCAGGACAGGAGCCAGACTGCGAGGCATGTAGTGGATAGAGATGAGGGACAGACTCAGAGACAGTCAGGCAGTAGTCACAGATGGACACAAGTGAGCCACTATGAGGCAGGAGAGGGGAAGCTGGGAGAACAGGCCCAGTCTGTGGCAAGCACTCTGACAGGCAGACAGGACTGGAGCAGCACTCACCCAAGGTGCAGTGtgacaggagggcagggagagagagaacccataGTGATTACCCAGGAGTGGGTAGGTGACCACACAAGGGAGATGGAGATTCCCAGGCAGGACCAGGGCAGTCTGTGCACTGGTatacctacagcccagggccaggaggcAGCTCAGTCAGAAGGGAAACGAAGCCTCACAGCCAAGGGGCTGTATTCCTACTTCAAAAGCAACAAGCCATGA
- the CRNN gene encoding cornulin isoform X4 — protein MLSRKGGGKTQTIETGSRTVYARRDLEEAGGNAEVDFGSPHGGFVYFSSLTPKMPQLLRNIHGIIEAFQHYARTQGSCTVLTRGELKRFLEHEFADIIVKPQDPATVDEVLRLLDEDDTGTVEFKEFLVLVFKVAQACFKTLSESPTGDCGSQESGSLPTGASQELGKEQSRRAEVGQAREAQPRESSQYGQSTQASRGQAGAEVQTRGQDRQSESQKQERESQQTEAGKRVQQTERLGEDKSHQIRQRRSETQSQTREQDRAQHTSGPVTGAGTRTQTDVTHTVTQTEVTQVMEQDRSHQIRSPSTQSQESTHGQTRGTGVQGQDRSQTSQVVIEHVQTLGGATQAMEQGRNYQIRSPSTQSQESTHDQTRGTGVQGQDRSQTSQMVTGGHIQTKAGPQTQRHAQATDQDRSQTARHVVDRDEGQTQRQSGSSHRWTQVSHYEAGEGKLGEQAQSVASTLTGRQDWSSTHPRCSVTGGQGEREPIVITQEWVGDHTREMEIPRQDQGSLCTGIPTAQGQEAAQSEGKRSLTAKGLYSYFKSNKP, from the exons atgttaagtaggaaaggaggagggaagaccCAGACAATAGAGACTGGAAGCAGAACTGTATATGCAAGAAGAGACCTGGAAGAAGCAGGAGGAAATGCTGAAGTTGATTTTGGAAGCCCCCATGGGGGCTTTGTTTATTTCTCCAGCTTGACTCCAAAGATGCCTCAGCTACTGAGAAACATTCATGGAATCATTGAAGCCTTTCAGCACTATGCCAGGACCCAGGGCAGCTGCACAGTGCTCACCCGAGGGGAGCTGAAAAGGTTCCTGGAACACGAGTTTGCTGATATCATTGTG AAACCTCAGGATCCTGCCACTGTGGATGAAGTCCTACGCCTGCTGGATGAGGATGACACAGGGACTGTGGAATTCAAGGAATTCCTGGTCTTGGTGTTCAAAGTTGCTCAAGCCTGTTTCAAGACACTGAGTGAGAGTCCTACAGGGGATTGTGGATCTCAAGAGTCTGGAAGTCTCCCCACTGGAGCCTCACAAGAGCTGGGGAAAGAACAGAGCAGGAGAGCTGAGGTGGGACAGGCCAGGGAAGCACAGCCTCGCGAAAGTAGCCAATATGGACAGAGCACACAGGCCTCCAGAGGACAGGCAGGGGCTGAGGTTCAAACCCGGGGCCAGGACAGGCAGTCTGAATCTCAGAAACAAGAGAGGGAGAGCCAGCAGACAGAAGCTGGGAAGCGTGTGCAGCAGACTGAGAGACTAGGAGAAgataagagtcaccagatcaGACAGAGGAGGTCAGAGACACAGTCACAGACCAGGGAACAGGACAGAGCCCAACACACAAGTGGACCAGTGACTGGAGCTGGAACTAGAACTCAGACAGATGTGACCCATACAGTGACACAGACAGAGGTGACCCAGGTTATGGAGCAGGACAGGAGCCATCAGATAAGAAGCCCTAGCACCCAATCACAGGAGTCTACCCATGGCCAGACCAGAGGGACTGGGGTCCAGGGTCAAGACAGGAGCCAGACAAGCCAG GTAGTGATAGAACATGTTCAGACACTGGGAGGGGCCACCCAGGCCATGGAGCAGGGCAGGAACTATCAGATAAGAAGCCCTAGCACCCAATCACAGGAGTCTACCCATGACCAGACCAGAGGGACTGGGGTCCAGGGTCAAGATAGGAGCCAGACAAGCCAAATGGTGACAGGAGGACACATTCAGACAAAGGCAGGGCCACAAACCCAGAGACATGCACAGGCCACGGACCAGGACAGGAGCCAGACTGCGAGGCATGTAGTGGATAGAGATGAGGGACAGACTCAGAGACAGTCAGGCAGTAGTCACAGATGGACACAAGTGAGCCACTATGAGGCAGGAGAGGGGAAGCTGGGAGAACAGGCCCAGTCTGTGGCAAGCACTCTGACAGGCAGACAGGACTGGAGCAGCACTCACCCAAGGTGCAGTGtgacaggagggcagggagagagagaacccataGTGATTACCCAGGAGTGGGTAGGTGACCACACAAGGGAGATGGAGATTCCCAGGCAGGACCAGGGCAGTCTGTGCACTGGTatacctacagcccagggccaggaggcAGCTCAGTCAGAAGGGAAACGAAGCCTCACAGCCAAGGGGCTGTATTCCTACTTCAAAAGCAACAAGCCATGA
- the CRNN gene encoding cornulin isoform X1, with translation MLSRKGGGKTQTIETGSRTVYARRDLEEAGGNAEVDFGSPHGGFVYFSSLTPKMPQLLRNIHGIIEAFQHYARTQGSCTVLTRGELKRFLEHEFADIIVKPQDPATVDEVLRLLDEDDTGTVEFKEFLVLVFKVAQACFKTLSESPTGDCGSQESGSLPTGASQELGKEQSRRAEVGQAREAQPRESSQYGQSTQASRGQAGAEVQTRGQDRQSESQKQERESQQTEAGKRVQQTERLGEDKSHQIRQRRSETQSQTREQDRAQHTSGPVTGAGTRTQTDVTHTVTQTEVTQVMEQDRSHQIRSPSTQSQESTHGQTRGTGVQGQDRSQTSQVVTEHVQTLGGATQAMEQDRSHQIRSPSTQSQESTHGQTRGTGVQGQDRSQTSQVVTEHVQTLGGATQAMEQDRSHQIRSPSTQSQESTHGQTRGTGVQGQDRSQTSQVVIEHVQTLGGATQAMEQGRNYQIRNPSTQSQESTHGQTRGTGVQGQDRSQTSQVVIEHVQTLGGATQAMEQGRNYQIRSPSTQSQESTHDQTRGTGVQGQDRSQTSQMVTGGHIQTKAGPQTQRHAQATDQDRSQTARHVVDRDEGQTQRQSGSSHRWTQVSHYEAGEGKLGEQAQSVASTLTGRQDWSSTHPRCSVTGGQGEREPIVITQEWVGDHTREMEIPRQDQGSLCTGIPTAQGQEAAQSEGKRSLTAKGLYSYFKSNKP, from the exons atgttaagtaggaaaggaggagggaagaccCAGACAATAGAGACTGGAAGCAGAACTGTATATGCAAGAAGAGACCTGGAAGAAGCAGGAGGAAATGCTGAAGTTGATTTTGGAAGCCCCCATGGGGGCTTTGTTTATTTCTCCAGCTTGACTCCAAAGATGCCTCAGCTACTGAGAAACATTCATGGAATCATTGAAGCCTTTCAGCACTATGCCAGGACCCAGGGCAGCTGCACAGTGCTCACCCGAGGGGAGCTGAAAAGGTTCCTGGAACACGAGTTTGCTGATATCATTGTG AAACCTCAGGATCCTGCCACTGTGGATGAAGTCCTACGCCTGCTGGATGAGGATGACACAGGGACTGTGGAATTCAAGGAATTCCTGGTCTTGGTGTTCAAAGTTGCTCAAGCCTGTTTCAAGACACTGAGTGAGAGTCCTACAGGGGATTGTGGATCTCAAGAGTCTGGAAGTCTCCCCACTGGAGCCTCACAAGAGCTGGGGAAAGAACAGAGCAGGAGAGCTGAGGTGGGACAGGCCAGGGAAGCACAGCCTCGCGAAAGTAGCCAATATGGACAGAGCACACAGGCCTCCAGAGGACAGGCAGGGGCTGAGGTTCAAACCCGGGGCCAGGACAGGCAGTCTGAATCTCAGAAACAAGAGAGGGAGAGCCAGCAGACAGAAGCTGGGAAGCGTGTGCAGCAGACTGAGAGACTAGGAGAAgataagagtcaccagatcaGACAGAGGAGGTCAGAGACACAGTCACAGACCAGGGAACAGGACAGAGCCCAACACACAAGTGGACCAGTGACTGGAGCTGGAACTAGAACTCAGACAGATGTGACCCATACAGTGACACAGACAGAGGTGACCCAGGTTATGGAGCAGGACAGGAGCCATCAGATAAGAAGCCCTAGCACCCAATCACAGGAGTCTACCCATGGCCAGACCAGAGGGACTGGGGTCCAGGGTCAAGACAGGAGCCAGACAAGCCAGGTAGTGACAGAACATGTTCAGACACTGGGAGGGGCCACCCAGGCCATGGAGCAGGACAGGAGCCATCAGATAAGAAGCCCTAGCACCCAATCACAGGAGTCTACCCATGGCCAGACCAGAGGGACTGGGGTCCAAGGTCAAGACAGGAGCCAGACAAGCCAGGTAGTGACAGAACATGTTCAGACACTGGGAGGGGCCACCCAGGCCATGGAGCAGGACAGGAGCCATCAGATAAGAAGCCCTAGCACTCAATCACAGGAGTCTACCCATGGCCAGACCAGAGGGACTGGGGTCCAGGGTCAAGACAGGAGCCAGACAAGCCAGGTAGTGATAGAACATGTTCAGACACTGGGAGGGGCCACCCAGGCCATGGAGCAGGGCAGGAACTATCAGATAAGAAACCCTAGCACCCAATCACAGGAGTCTACCCATGGCCAGACCAGAGGGACTGGGGTCCAGGGTCAAGACAGGAGCCAGACAAGCCAGGTAGTGATAGAACATGTTCAGACACTGGGAGGGGCCACCCAGGCCATGGAGCAGGGCAGGAACTATCAGATAAGAAGCCCTAGCACCCAATCACAGGAGTCTACCCATGACCAGACCAGAGGGACTGGGGTCCAGGGTCAAGATAGGAGCCAGACAAGCCAAATGGTGACAGGAGGACACATTCAGACAAAGGCAGGGCCACAAACCCAGAGACATGCACAGGCCACGGACCAGGACAGGAGCCAGACTGCGAGGCATGTAGTGGATAGAGATGAGGGACAGACTCAGAGACAGTCAGGCAGTAGTCACAGATGGACACAAGTGAGCCACTATGAGGCAGGAGAGGGGAAGCTGGGAGAACAGGCCCAGTCTGTGGCAAGCACTCTGACAGGCAGACAGGACTGGAGCAGCACTCACCCAAGGTGCAGTGtgacaggagggcagggagagagagaacccataGTGATTACCCAGGAGTGGGTAGGTGACCACACAAGGGAGATGGAGATTCCCAGGCAGGACCAGGGCAGTCTGTGCACTGGTatacctacagcccagggccaggaggcAGCTCAGTCAGAAGGGAAACGAAGCCTCACAGCCAAGGGGCTGTATTCCTACTTCAAAAGCAACAAGCCATGA
- the CRNN gene encoding cornulin isoform X2, which translates to MPQLLRNIHGIIEAFQHYARTQGSCTVLTRGELKRFLEHEFADIIVKPQDPATVDEVLRLLDEDDTGTVEFKEFLVLVFKVAQACFKTLSESPTGDCGSQESGSLPTGASQELGKEQSRRAEVGQAREAQPRESSQYGQSTQASRGQAGAEVQTRGQDRQSESQKQERESQQTEAGKRVQQTERLGEDKSHQIRQRRSETQSQTREQDRAQHTSGPVTGAGTRTQTDVTHTVTQTEVTQVMEQDRSHQIRSPSTQSQESTHGQTRGTGVQGQDRSQTSQVVTEHVQTLGGATQAMEQDRSHQIRSPSTQSQESTHGQTRGTGVQGQDRSQTSQVVTEHVQTLGGATQAMEQDRSHQIRSPSTQSQESTHGQTRGTGVQGQDRSQTSQVVIEHVQTLGGATQAMEQGRNYQIRNPSTQSQESTHGQTRGTGVQGQDRSQTSQVVIEHVQTLGGATQAMEQGRNYQIRSPSTQSQESTHDQTRGTGVQGQDRSQTSQMVTGGHIQTKAGPQTQRHAQATDQDRSQTARHVVDRDEGQTQRQSGSSHRWTQVSHYEAGEGKLGEQAQSVASTLTGRQDWSSTHPRCSVTGGQGEREPIVITQEWVGDHTREMEIPRQDQGSLCTGIPTAQGQEAAQSEGKRSLTAKGLYSYFKSNKP; encoded by the exons ATGCCTCAGCTACTGAGAAACATTCATGGAATCATTGAAGCCTTTCAGCACTATGCCAGGACCCAGGGCAGCTGCACAGTGCTCACCCGAGGGGAGCTGAAAAGGTTCCTGGAACACGAGTTTGCTGATATCATTGTG AAACCTCAGGATCCTGCCACTGTGGATGAAGTCCTACGCCTGCTGGATGAGGATGACACAGGGACTGTGGAATTCAAGGAATTCCTGGTCTTGGTGTTCAAAGTTGCTCAAGCCTGTTTCAAGACACTGAGTGAGAGTCCTACAGGGGATTGTGGATCTCAAGAGTCTGGAAGTCTCCCCACTGGAGCCTCACAAGAGCTGGGGAAAGAACAGAGCAGGAGAGCTGAGGTGGGACAGGCCAGGGAAGCACAGCCTCGCGAAAGTAGCCAATATGGACAGAGCACACAGGCCTCCAGAGGACAGGCAGGGGCTGAGGTTCAAACCCGGGGCCAGGACAGGCAGTCTGAATCTCAGAAACAAGAGAGGGAGAGCCAGCAGACAGAAGCTGGGAAGCGTGTGCAGCAGACTGAGAGACTAGGAGAAgataagagtcaccagatcaGACAGAGGAGGTCAGAGACACAGTCACAGACCAGGGAACAGGACAGAGCCCAACACACAAGTGGACCAGTGACTGGAGCTGGAACTAGAACTCAGACAGATGTGACCCATACAGTGACACAGACAGAGGTGACCCAGGTTATGGAGCAGGACAGGAGCCATCAGATAAGAAGCCCTAGCACCCAATCACAGGAGTCTACCCATGGCCAGACCAGAGGGACTGGGGTCCAGGGTCAAGACAGGAGCCAGACAAGCCAGGTAGTGACAGAACATGTTCAGACACTGGGAGGGGCCACCCAGGCCATGGAGCAGGACAGGAGCCATCAGATAAGAAGCCCTAGCACCCAATCACAGGAGTCTACCCATGGCCAGACCAGAGGGACTGGGGTCCAAGGTCAAGACAGGAGCCAGACAAGCCAGGTAGTGACAGAACATGTTCAGACACTGGGAGGGGCCACCCAGGCCATGGAGCAGGACAGGAGCCATCAGATAAGAAGCCCTAGCACTCAATCACAGGAGTCTACCCATGGCCAGACCAGAGGGACTGGGGTCCAGGGTCAAGACAGGAGCCAGACAAGCCAGGTAGTGATAGAACATGTTCAGACACTGGGAGGGGCCACCCAGGCCATGGAGCAGGGCAGGAACTATCAGATAAGAAACCCTAGCACCCAATCACAGGAGTCTACCCATGGCCAGACCAGAGGGACTGGGGTCCAGGGTCAAGACAGGAGCCAGACAAGCCAGGTAGTGATAGAACATGTTCAGACACTGGGAGGGGCCACCCAGGCCATGGAGCAGGGCAGGAACTATCAGATAAGAAGCCCTAGCACCCAATCACAGGAGTCTACCCATGACCAGACCAGAGGGACTGGGGTCCAGGGTCAAGATAGGAGCCAGACAAGCCAAATGGTGACAGGAGGACACATTCAGACAAAGGCAGGGCCACAAACCCAGAGACATGCACAGGCCACGGACCAGGACAGGAGCCAGACTGCGAGGCATGTAGTGGATAGAGATGAGGGACAGACTCAGAGACAGTCAGGCAGTAGTCACAGATGGACACAAGTGAGCCACTATGAGGCAGGAGAGGGGAAGCTGGGAGAACAGGCCCAGTCTGTGGCAAGCACTCTGACAGGCAGACAGGACTGGAGCAGCACTCACCCAAGGTGCAGTGtgacaggagggcagggagagagagaacccataGTGATTACCCAGGAGTGGGTAGGTGACCACACAAGGGAGATGGAGATTCCCAGGCAGGACCAGGGCAGTCTGTGCACTGGTatacctacagcccagggccaggaggcAGCTCAGTCAGAAGGGAAACGAAGCCTCACAGCCAAGGGGCTGTATTCCTACTTCAAAAGCAACAAGCCATGA